The Diadema setosum chromosome 8, eeDiaSeto1, whole genome shotgun sequence genome includes the window CCAAGTCAATATGCAGAAAATTACACAAGCGGCCAATCTATGGAACCAAAAATCATTTTTAACCTATTCCCTCCCGGAACTGACATCCCAACAGATAGTTGTTCAAGTTCCTGTAAGCAATGAGTTAATGTAGGTATTTGAGATTGCAGTGCCCTGCTAGCCAAACAATACTTTGTCTCTGAGGCATGTGGCTTCTCTGTGTTAACATGCTTTGTATGCAATAACACAGCGGTGAGAGTGCATTATTGGAGATGCAGCACACTTGTGGGTATTTACAATGGTGCAATGTGCAAAAGACACAGCCAGGTGTGTGTTGCATGACATTGTGAATACCCGAGCTGCATCTCTACTGAACACCATGAACTTGAacttgtgcattatttgttattataaaataggtctataataataatcaactgGTAAAACTTTGTATTTCAATGCACTGGGGGCTGCATTTGAATAAAAGCAGTTGTTAAGGTTTGTGCCAGGCGTGCACAGCTAGCTGCACAGAGGAATCAGTAATCTGACATATGGGTAaaaaaaccccaagaacaatgcaGAAATGCTTTCTTGCAGCACTTTTCACATTCCTGTGCATGAGTGGAAAACAAGAAGAGAGCACAAGTGCCTCATTTTAGCATGTCTGACCTGGCTACATTCataaacccattttataattggTGATATGATACTGGTATTTACATTTGTGTACACTCAATATCTTTCAGCTTGTTAATGAGTTAATAATGTAGTCtcatattcatgtgatcctAAACGACCAAAAAGTGGAACAGACATGAAAATTGACATCTGGAATTTCACAGGCTGATGAAGGGAAATACTGTGAtctggctttaaaaaaaaaaaaaaaaatcaatcacacAGATACACtcaacagaaaaaagaagaagtacagAGTAATTGCGCCTTACTGTGATTCATgatttgtacaaaatacaaaatgaaaattgtctgCATGCAAACTGTGATGGgtgaaatacagtgtagataaCACATTGCTTCAAATACAGttcactcccgttataacgaacacgattataacaaaattccggttattatgaaataaaaattcaggccgctaCATTACCGGCtctttgttgtggttgttgttgggttttttttttatttgttaggttataatgaaatttcgatataacgaaagaaaactgccggtccttaGGACTTTGTTACAACTGGAGTCcgctgtacatgtatatcttccATATAAATGCTTTCAAGTTTTATTGTGTGACAATGAACGCatcctttcttttttactgaGAAAGCAAATAGACATGTAAATGTGATAAATGGCCTTGACCATATTCAACTGCAGGAAGACGCTTTTGTAAGATTGTAAGCGATCTGTAAATAACTTGTATTATATCCTTGTAAAATAATGAACAAGAGAAAATAATACTGTACCAagtatttgtgtatatgtgctatgcaatacatgtatattctgtaATTGCATGTCATAAATACAGCATAATAAACCAATCttcattgaaacaaagaaatagctcGTTCAAGTGATGTCTgttcattttttaatgtatttcacAGTAAAAATCTTATTCACATACTCTTAAAAATGGGACACAGAAAATGTACTCCACCTCGGACAAGACCTCAAAAAGGGGGATATCAGTTTTACTGTTGTGCACAGTCAAACACTATGCCAACAGGTAGGTTGGAGCACACAAGTGGAACAAGCTTCATCATGTGGATCATTGTAACAGCCTAATCTCATTGACCTACCAGAGAATGCATTTCAACTTCTCTGCGAGTAATTCCTGAACTCCAACAACTGAAATATGAATATCAGAAAGAAACACTCAGACTTTGCTACCCATTGCATCCGACTCCAACAAACTCTGTATAGGCTTAAACAACAAGGATTGATGAATACACTTTGATGTACAAATGGGCAACATTAGACTTGCACAATGTAATGTACCactcatttttcatatttttggtcTGAGCATGAACTTAAATCTAGAGAAATTCaacttatggggggggggggggcagttggTGATGGTCATGATGGGAAAGTATTTGCAGCATAAATGGCTATTTGCAGATCAGCAGAGGGTCCATGTCAGGTATCCCATACAAATATCAATTAGTCATAGTAAGCTCTCTCAAGAGCTGGAGGGACGACAATCTCGCGATGGACGAATCTCGCACTGCCAGACGAGGGAATTTTTCACACGCTTTCCGCCTCTGCATTTGGACTCTGCAAGGAGTGCCAAAATGTTACACTCTATGCCCAGGGACGTAACCTACTATCTCGGATCTCGACCCTCGATCTCCAAAGTGCAGGGAGGTATTATGACAATTTTCCACATGGTTCTCTGTGATCACCGAGTCCTGGATTTCTGGATTTTCTCTGTGTGCTCGGAGACAAGGTGTGTGAACAGGACGGCCGCCGCGACCCTGGCCTTACTGTCGGCAAACTCTATGTCGTGGGCCCATTCAACACTCCCCCACTTCTGAATCTAAAGGATGAAAGAGAAACAAGTGGCAGCGGTACATGATGTCTTCATCTTGACTGGAGAATGGCACATTGGAGAGAAACCTGAAtcttttaaaggcattatttaccttttgcacatgaaacaaaaacccagctttagtgctttaaaacagttctaaaatgtgaggtagggatagaaacaatcactgtaaaaatgtttatcagtaggccctataatcaatgttatatactgttaaatatacaatatgtgaacaatacatgtagttccctaataaagttgtttttagaataaaccatctacagttatggcttattgagaaaaatagttatatctccttatatttcaggctttgttgcaaatttttatatggtaggatgttttgtgatacaactgacctacacatatgcatcaaatgtgataacttgaacatttttttttttcaatcactgctcccaatggtaaagaGTACCTTCTCCAAAATCAATTACACGAGAAGAAATTGTATCTTTCACATGAAATTATTCCAGGATTGCTACAAACTGttcaaacaataacaattttATTATGCTTACTTGCTCACCAATGGGAAGAGCTCTGACGTGATATTGTGATGTGTTACTGTGACTGGTATCACTGCTCCATAGACACATTCTTTTTGCCATATCATGATGAAAATTTCCCCAGTTTGTATATTTTACTACACTGATATCATCAAAATTGAAAGGAACAAGGAAATGGTGCTCTCCTTTGAACAGTGTTAATAGCTCTCCACCAAAACATACCAAGATGTAATGCACGTTTACCTGAAATTCCAATTCTAGTCTTGACAATGACACCGCTCTTTCCACAGTGATCTCTCGGTCCATCAGGGCAAACCCTAAAATGACTGACTTCAAGCAGTCCACTGCATTTTCATAACCTGAAAGGAACGAAAAAAGTTCATGCCAGAATTACATCAAAATCATAAGATATTACATAATTTCTATCGTCaatggggtgacaagacctcgtatctacaaaatgtcaaatgttcaggagagcaaaagaCATGGCAGCCAAacactatatcaaatgggatagcctttctcttgacatgccgtggtggcttcattttgggggtaagacagctaggatttggacaggacattacttgactgattatctgaccttttaaccaaaaatttttattttcaccaaactttcaGATACAaagtcttgtcaccccagccaCGCTATGCATTTGAATGCATTGCACTAaagcataatcataattttgtttgacaCATATTCAGAGTTACGTGGTCACATGTGTCATGCTATTTCTTTTCTGTCACTTATATATTGCTTGTTCTCTAATATCACTATTAAAGCTTTCGTGATATTTAGTTTAATACCACATGTATTTGTTACATTGTGAAAGTAATGATAGGCAAATGTAACGTTGTTCTGCAATGTTTTAAGTACACAGAGCATAAAAACTCAAATGTGGTAAGTCTTGATCCAAGTCTGTAACTGTAACTGTGAGTCTGTAAATTTTGACAGCCTTGACGGCAGAATGATCTAATGTTTCAATAATGCTTCCTTCACACCAATCTTGTATCAATAGTAACATGTGCTGATCTTTTCTATAATTCTAATGATGGAaaaagtctctttttttttcctgagggacaaacaaacttaacaaacagacaaacaaacaaacaagcaaggaGTCAGTAGACACAGAAAGAAGATACAATGAGGATGACTTGCCGATCAATGCCCAGTCAGAATGAGTCTCTAGATGGTGCTCCAGAGTCTTGTACGTCTCCGGTGGGATCTCCGGCCCGGTGATGGAGGTTGTCGAGGTGATACTGACCCCGTATCGCTCGTTGATCCAGTCCAGCATGGGGTCCCAGTTCGTCTTCTGCATGGCCACTAGCTCAGGGGGTTCCTCCAGTCGATAGCTGGCAGAAGTGACGGGATACAGAATCTCTCAtaaaatcatactttttttaaaaaaactttGTGAACTGCTGGATACACTGCATGCCTCGTGCCGTTTTcctttttgcacatttcttgaGTCAAGTGCTTTTTGCGACTTTAACAACATAtgaaaatgttaactctgatcccCACAAGAATGCAATTTCTATCCATACATGAAGACGTGTGCAGGCCCATGTCTTGCTGCATCCAATGTGTGAATGGAAGCACAAAtctaaccactcacaaaattgtctgCAAGTTCCGATTCACAAGAAGTTTTGCTCAGTAAATACATGGCATATGCAGTATCATGTACCAGACTCTGGCATGTCATGAAGAGCGTGTTTGAAgacactgaaatgaaatgacatgctGGAAGGTTTGAAGGGAAACTTCAGCCTGAGATTGTGTTCTTTtgtatgaaaattgaaaatcaccagtaaatcaatgaaaattttgagggaaaaaaaaatcagacacatGAAAAGTTATGACTGTAAATGTTTAAGAGTGTACAGCAAATTGGCAACTCCATGTGATCTTGATATGGAGCAGCTTTCAatcttattttctatttttttctcataaacatataatttcattattttcaattttcctcaaaaataTGGGCACACACAGAACTTATCCACTGAAGAGGACATACAAAAACACTTTAGCCTCATCATATACCAGGAGCAGGTCTGAATCAAATTTTTCTTGCTTGGGAGAAAAACGcatagtgtttgtgtgtgtgtgtgtgcgcgcgcactgAATGAAAAGTTGCTCACACCTAAATGACACTTGTCTTATTTGCTAAACTTTTATGgcatttcataacttttttgtgtgtctgattTCTCAACCAAAATTTTCACCAATTAACTTCTCTCATCTTCTGTCTTCATGTAAAGCAACAGTTCCATGACACTTGTTCCCACAGCATTTGCTCCCATGCACACTAACCAAACATTAATTCTAACCACAAGCATaactctaatcctaatcctaatcctcatatCAAACTACAGCTAAAAGTCTATATCagaaccctaaccctaaccctaaagtccctagagaaaataagactggagcaactgtcccaggagcaaatgtcatgtcaccatAGCAACATAATATTAAGATGGAATTCCCTTTGGGCTTTAGATGATGGCGTCTGGGGATCTCACCAGAGCGTGTCTGTCTCAAGGAAGTGCAGTATGCTTTTGATCTTCTGTACTTTGGTTCTGTGTGTCGGATTGTCGAGAGCCGTATTGCACAGGGACGTCTGTAGAGCAAAACAATCAGAAAACACAAACTTGACAATGCCAACATAGTCAGCTCTTGAGGCCCTTCCAGTGGATTACAGAATACATTGTGATAAACTTCTTTTGATCATTTGAAGGCTGCGATACTGGGAACTTCCTTTCATAGACAACTTATCAACTTCAAGCATTCACGCAACAGTTTTCCTGTTTCCAatttcaagtacatgtacataatgatagTGCTGACAAGAAAACAAGTGTATTGTCCTCAGAACTTTTGCTATATATCACATCAATGAACACATTTGGAATGTCCGGCTAGAAACAGCCCGATCTACCTAATCATGCAGAAGTGGGGCTTGTAAGAATAATTTCTAATATTTTGATTGAAGAAACTTCATTGTGTGATATATTTGAGCATATATGGGTATAATGTCATATAATGGCAACTTCATATGGAAATGTGATAGTTAGTCAAAAGTGACAATCAGGGAACAGAAACATACCAGTATGCTGCTACATGCAGTACACGGTGTAGCAAGTCTAACTGATAAATTCATagactgtaaaagtggaaattttacacggtgttgaaattttcatgcatttcatgcaaccagaaaTTAGCATGAAATTAAaggcacacaaatatttttgcttgccatatgttccagtagctgATGcgttgattccatggaattaaaaacgaGCGAAGCTCACCTTTCATGGctgagcacgaaaaattagtcacacgaaaatatccacttttacagtactttcaCTCAGTCACAACTTTCAGTTGTCAAGCATCTGGATGTTTCACATTGTTGGTAGTAGATTCTGAAAGGATTCATACTTGGAATCATACAGGAAGCTTATATCATTAACCAGAGATCAGCTATTCCTGTGACTAATAGATCCAATTCGTGTCCAACcaactaaaaacaaagaacaacagcaaaatgctatcattcaaacaaacacaagatattattcagaggggtgaaggttcaggagATTAACATAAACTTATAATGCCAAGAAATTGAAGTGTTATTTGAAAGaccagcattaaaaaaaaaaataacaaacaaatttaagaagggggggggggcagaactCAACGCTCACCAAATGCATAGCATGCTGCTTGATGACCTCTTGCTGGGCATCCCATTCTGTTGCCACGGCAACAGCCAGAGACTCTGTGGGGAGGACAAACGGCTTGCCTGTTGGGGTTCGGAGTCTCCTCTTGTCGAGATTGATTTCAAACGCCTTGCTCCCGGACTGGGTGATGGACACATTCTTGTAGAATCGCTTCCGCTCTGGGGTAACAGACATTTGCACATGTGACATTGACATTAAggggacggactgattttggtATAACAAGCATTTTTCATAGTCACCTGCCTGAGAATTCtcaggactcatcttcaacgggtAAAGAAACATTGAAAGATCAAAGTGTGATGCACTATAATGGCAAACTACTgtattctctccccccccccccccccgaatagCCCTACTGAGTATGGATAACCCTACAATCTCATAAGGCCGCATGAGAATCTTAAAATGTACTTGGAGTGCTACTCCACATTACTTGTTAAGTTTGGAGAACTAccaatccccctcccacatccttcCAAAATAGACATCCACTAAattattaacacacacacatccctcaaatacaagtacattatacatatcgATAGATATTTAAATatacacaaccacacacaggcctacatacatactgtaaacatcaatatttcTACGTGACTAATTTTTCCCACTGATCATCTCAAAAGCATATTCACGGGTTGTGAATTCGCGCTGtgcaattgtcaacccatttccaatgtgcagagaaaattgttgAGATATTTTTTCGCGTTTCAGAATTTGTATGAGCAAGAAGTAGCACAAAATGGGAGAATTAATgtactgcaaaaatttctgtgTTTACAGTTCAGAGAGGGAATTTTTTTCACCCTATACTCGTCTAATTTCTTGACTCAAACCTTCAATCCTCTTTTATTTTCTCGTCATAATTttgatttcacatttcataGTCTGCATGGCTCACCACAACAGTACTTCTCTCCCTTCATTTTCTGAAGTATCTGTCAgaatttcacattcatttcacTTCTCTCTCTTACATTGTATCTCCATGATTTTTCACACCTTCAGCTTCTCCCTCCACCGTCATCTTTCTCCTCCCCAGAGACTTTACCGGTCAAATCGTGATATCGGTCCCCTCTCGTTGTTCGTGTGCGTCTCCACTATGTGCAAAACAGTATGGAGGTTGAAAGAAGTCCCCGGCTATGACGAAATGAATGGCGGTGAATAGAGTGGGGATCTATTTCACGATAATGCCACTTTATGTTTAACCTACCTAAGTTTTCCTGATTTTCACTGTCTTCTTTCGTAGATCTTACAAAATTATAGCCTTACCACTGCTACCACTCTCTGACCACTGTGCACTGCTTCCTATTCTCCCATCTCCCGAAGTGGTTTACTGACTAGTGAGTAGTGTAGCTTACTTCCAACTCACTGCTGCCACTCAATTaactatagggcctacacagccctgtcactgtacaaaGTCGTTTCGCATGGCCTCTGGCTGGTCGGGGTACTACTACTCGCCCAACAAGACAACGTGCGCATAGCACAGCCACATTTGTGTACAGCTACCGACAGGGCGCTAGTGCTGTGttaaccccggggcgctcctgtGAGAATTAGGAACGCTGCTTCGCTTTCGGGCTGGTCGTAGTTACTTACAAGTGTAGGGCTGTGTATGGTTATGTGTAAATCAAACACAGTTACTTCACCTTGGTAACGACGTACGAAGAGCGCCTGGAGAGGTGAATCCTTATGCAAAAGCTGTCGGACACAGCTGCCTCCTGACCCGGAGAAAAATGAACTGCAATTCTTCAACACATTCATAATTTCGCTCTTGAACCACCGGTAGCTTTTTTGCACCTGCGCTCTTGCTGCATTATCATGCAGCCTCTACACATGCTAATATTACGCAATCGAGTAAGGAATGATTGTGTAGCGCAGAAGACAAGCGTGCTGATGCAGAAGTTGTGGCGCGTGCGGAAAAAGGTCAACGCTCGCGCTATGTTCTCAGACTCCGTCCGGACAGTCTGCAAGTCGGCAGGGGTACATACAACCCTACTTTTATCGGCATCGAGAATGCACAAGCTCAAGATCAACAGTGGTTGGATCCTCAGCTCTTGCTGCTTCAGTCTCCTCGGTGGTTGAGCTCGCTTCGTCATCTTCCTCTCaacttcctcctcctctttgttttttcagcTTCGTCATCTTCTTTGTCTCTTTGTTCTTCTCCTTTAAGTTGTTTTCATCACCTTTTCCCCAGCTATTTTCTTGGGAAAAAtcactttttccccttttcttggGAAAAACACGCATTGTAGTAAGAGGCTGGTTTACTATCTCGATTCAAAtgtgttgattttatttttctctgacGTTATCAAAACTGTATTTCATCCATTGCACCTGTTCATAttggatgtacagtgtatttcgaTTCTTTAAATCCAATTTGTTTGTATTCCTTGTTGCCTGGTCGTGCAAGCGTTCGCGTTGCGGTTGTTGGGAAGTACTTTGAAGGTATCGACTACAAGTTGCTTTGAGTTATTAAGCTAGAATATTGTGGATTTAGCTTAAACTTTGCATGATATCGCCAGTGGCACATCGGGTGCCCTCCCCTTCAGTATTTcgaagaaataaacagaaaataaaatgaaagggaTGCGCGCGCCCCacgtttctctttttttttctttcattctttttttgcttgtcagccgatgaaacccggaagtggcacgagAAACGGCACGGGAGgaattttttttcgttttgttttgtttttgtttgtttgtttgttttgatttgttttgtattgttttgtttttgcttttcagatgaGTAAACCCTGAAGTGGCACTAGAAGtattttgcgccccccccccttttttacGGAATTCCAGGATCCGCTCCTGATCACTACACGTAAAACTCAACTCATGTCCACACGACTGTTAGCATTTATAATTAGGTCTACTGATAATACACTGtcatctttaatttttttttaaatgtataataACTAATAAAAGTGTCAGACATTAAAATAGTTTCACATCATGTCCTTTGTCTTATATCAGAACACCTCTCATTCTGACCTTATAGACCGCCTTAGTAGGGAAGTTCATcctttagtttgttttgtttgtacacGGTACTACCGGTGTGAAAgcatgatggtgatgatgaaaacaaagGGGGATTGGTACATCCAGTTACCAATAATAATCCAGTATACTGACTTGGTAAAATTAACTTAAATGTCACATGTTCTGCACAACTTGTCACCCTCGTGTTGAATTGTCCAGAGTTCTCTCATCCTGCAAAACAAGCTAATAATGTAAACTGGGGCAATTTTAATTCTAGAGCTGTCTTTGTGAAAAACTCTACACATAACcgatagaagaaaaaaaaacatactggAAACAGACAAATCAGAGAGTATCCATGGTAGGAAATATAATTCACAGACGGAGAATTGAGACACATGCACGATTCAAGAGCTGATGAAAATAACTAATCGATTTAAACACCAATATGCCATAAAATGTATTCAAGTTAACTTGATATCAAAAGCCATGATGAAAGCCCAGTTACAAATTTAAGATCATGTCAGATTTCGATAACatatctccttttctttttacaaaggTAAACTCAGTAAACTACAATCATTTTAAAGTGTCTGAAGAAAACTAATAGCACGTTCCTAGACAGAGTGTCATTCGTAGGTCTATATACACCACAGGTATTATAAGTGACACGCGAGACATTCCCTAATTACAGTTTCAGTgagacaaaaacaataacaagccAAAGCATACCCCCAAGACCTGTGTGGAAAATTCTCTTTGACACCGGAACAATCTTTCGAATCCGTTATACCTGGCAAGCAGGAGACAGTTTGTGACATATAGTTGTAGTCATAAACCCACAACTGAACTTTGAATTCTCTCTAAACCCACGACCCACATAGTTGTAGAAAACAAGTACACTGTACGATATTACCTGGGACCCACGCTCCACAAGCTTGTAAAAGTATAATATGTTCCATATTTTTCCACTTCCATCCCCAGTCTTGTATTATGCATATATACCttaaaaatgcaattatgttgttacttatgatcacatgtattttgttaatttacgttttttaaattattacaaatagtgttctgttaatgcattgtatatgaTTTCCCTGTTtattaaatggaaatgaaaaatatagttgaattgagttgaattgaatatttCTTTAGTGTTTTATTCTCAGATTCAAACTTTCATAGATTGACCACCATGTTCTGTATGCCTTTGCAATGTTGTAATGTGCTTACTACCTGGAAATcatgaataatttcattttgttatatttgatgttttttcactgataaatacgaaaataattgaaattgaaattaaattgaattgaaaagtaaCATGGAAAGAAttagagagatggggggggggggtgcggtggagagagggggtgggggaagaaATCTCACACAGTGTGATCCTGAACTTATGGAAGTGAAAGAATTACTGTTATCTTAGTATCGAAATGGGCACTGAGCACGAATAACGCTGACATCATATTGACTGCCAAAATCCAGATTTCGGATTGAACATAATTACTAACCATCTAGTCTTTTTCACCCGCCGGATGTTCATTGTACTCTCTCATTTCCTCGCAAAGAGGTTATTCAGAGGAAAGTGCATGGTCATGATGGTTGGTCCATGTTTCTCCAGCCAGAGAATAGTAATTGTTGCTACTAATCTGCTACCTTGGAGATTTGATTGGTTTGACtaactatcactcaatgttaTTGAAGTGCTATCTAATCCTCGTCGTGTCCAAGTTGACTTAAACAAAACACTTTAAATCAGAAAAACAGAACAATCAAGACTTCATAAAGATCGCATAATATGAAAGAAGCTATTAGAAAGTTACGAAATTTAGCATATGTACATAAGATCAATCCAAATTgaaacatattgtattattcATCAGTTACcccaaaacagcaacaaagaaaGATATACCTCAATCCTTATTTGTTGGCACAtgcacactcactcacacatcCATCCTATGTGCACAGAGAATAAGAGATGATAGAAAGAAAGGTTAAGGAAGAAAGGAAGTCTACTCAGTCATGGATACCATCTATCTAAAACATCTATCTAGAGTCCATCTATCCAAACTCTtgtgaattttgagaaatttgtTATCAAAGCtactaaattcaaatgaaataatgatattatatggGATATTCTTAATCCtaatttcaagaatattccttgttaatatagaaatatattacTGGAAAGGcataattttgctctatctgatgaatTGATGATGTATCTACTTTTATTGTTTAAAATCGGCATTTAAAGGATTTATGTATACTAGggctacatgatgtgaaattatgaaaatcgcctTGAATGCCCCCTTTCGCCGTTTTGCGATCAAGCTGCATATTAAACTATGCAGGTCTACATACAGATTAATAAGAGTCTTTTGAGATTAAGACATCACCACTCCGTCCTATAAGCTCATGTGGTTGCTCCTAATATAACCGctttgtgaaaacatgtgaaacttcaAATTCTATCAATTTTATAAATAAAAACTAGTCGCTATATAGCGATTGGTATATGCCTCcacatgattttcccaataagTCTACAGCAGGTCTTCACAATGTGAGATGACAGTTTTACATAActggcctaaaaaaaaaaaaatgacatgacgtgacatgtttgtcacaaaatttGTATTAGGTGtctactttccttgaactataGGTTCTATTTGGATGGATGGCTAAAATTGTTGATAGtcaggaatttgagcatttttacttcgtccactcatacattatcattttatgTCAAGTTTCATCAGGATAAGCTGTCCACAACTTGACTTACGGATGGCGCAGACGGATGGGAaaaatggacggacggacggacggacgggactgacaacccaaaaacataatacctctacgcgacacttcgtggcggaggtaTCAAAAGTAAATTTTTTTATAAATTCTGGTCTTTCTCGTTATGCGCGTCCAGTCCGTTGAAACCTCTTCCATACCGTTCATCTTATTTTACTTTATGAATCAAAGCCAACTTGAACACAGTGAATTATACACTTCAAATCTAAAATGCCATTAACAGTGTGAAAAGACATGTTGCTATGGTAacgtaaaattttgaaaaaagcGGGCTAACATTGTCACATTTTGAATACACTTTAACGTCAAACAAGGAGGTGCTTAAACTAAAAATTATATAATGGGAAATCACACTGTACAGGTAGAGCAACGTGTGatatttgtgttgtgttgtttttgctttgttttgttgttgatgttgtttttttctttttgtggaatTTAATTCCTTAGCAAC containing:
- the LOC140231493 gene encoding ATP synthase mitochondrial F1 complex assembly factor 2-like, which produces MNVLKNCSSFFSGSGGSCVRQLLHKDSPLQALFVRRYQERKRFYKNVSITQSGSKAFEINLDKRRLRTPTGKPFVLPTESLAVAVATEWDAQQEVIKQHAMHLTSLCNTALDNPTHRTKVQKIKSILHFLETDTLCYRLEEPPELVAMQKTNWDPMLDWINERYGVSITSTTSITGPEIPPETYKTLEHHLETHSDWALIGYENAVDCLKSVILGFALMDREITVERAVSLSRLELEFQIQKWGSVEWAHDIEFADSKARVAAAVLFTHLVSEHTEKIQKSRTR